One genomic window of Maribacter aquivivus includes the following:
- a CDS encoding cupin domain-containing protein, with the protein MKRFSEKYVITKDMEWEVLGGGVSRKFLGYDNQIMMVRVKFDKGALGAPHQHFHTQATYCVSGKFEFVIDGEKQIVEAGDGVYIEPNLLHSAVCLEEGELIDTFSPVREDFLSGVGPSYFGDKE; encoded by the coding sequence ATGAAAAGATTCAGTGAAAAATATGTCATCACAAAAGACATGGAATGGGAAGTACTTGGCGGCGGAGTATCAAGAAAATTCTTGGGGTATGACAACCAAATTATGATGGTAAGAGTAAAATTCGACAAAGGAGCATTAGGTGCACCTCACCAACACTTTCATACACAAGCTACTTACTGTGTTTCAGGTAAATTTGAATTTGTAATTGACGGTGAGAAGCAAATAGTAGAAGCTGGAGACGGAGTTTACATTGAGCCAAACTTATTACATAGTGCTGTTTGCCTTGAAGAAGGTGAACTTATTGACACTTTTAGCCCGGTGAGAGAAGATTTCTTAAGTGGTGTGGGTCCATCTTATTTCGGAGATAAGGAATAA